One part of the Methanobacterium spitsbergense genome encodes these proteins:
- a CDS encoding YhgE/Pip domain-containing protein codes for MIKGVREIFRNDVKAVIKNPVVMFVLIVIIFIPSLYSLLNIQATWDPYARTSNIEIAVVNEDLGYSTNGTSYNVGNMLVDELKNNTNFSWKFVDRDNAMNGVKNGDYYAALIIPNNFSEDLLSIETSTPQQAKIDYIVNDKTNPIAPRITNAGVDAVQSQINDEVVKTVDGIIFGKLGDVGQLVKENEAQFLKTRAFVNELNGKIGAIDATLGEANSNMDTVNDIWPKVSAALPEIQKYSNEVRNSYDSLYNQIESDPKGALTKVQDMELKVNTAIVSLKYIDAILTSLYDATGDEQLKPIIAEVENDIGMANKVLAVLKEIEADIKDGTNPTGKLNELKTLIDQLDNGVNSFVSNKDNINQKINEASSKLSLANSKWPLIKSEIPVAAAKLNSISVDDLDKLIAFSDMDQGDVQNYFKTPVTLEKQHMYPIANYGSALAPFYISISLWIGCIIAVAMITMRIKTRKIYNAASVYIGRMGLFLIISILQALLVSIGALLLHIQVTSALLFTLTTVYIGVCAMIIVYSMTSTFGNAGKALAIIILVLQITATGGTFPVEILPPFFQAIHPYLPLSYAIGALREVIAGVIWTSYWYDMAILTVFPIIAFVLTMLIKEKMDKGAQLIETRLEKSGLF; via the coding sequence ATGATAAAGGGAGTAAGAGAAATATTTAGAAATGATGTTAAGGCGGTTATTAAGAATCCTGTTGTTATGTTTGTTTTGATTGTTATTATTTTTATTCCATCGTTGTATTCATTACTAAATATCCAGGCTACGTGGGATCCGTATGCTCGAACTTCAAATATTGAAATTGCTGTCGTTAACGAGGATCTGGGTTACTCTACCAATGGGACAAGTTATAATGTGGGAAATATGCTTGTTGATGAGTTGAAGAATAATACAAATTTCAGCTGGAAGTTTGTTGATAGGGATAATGCAATGAATGGTGTTAAAAATGGAGATTATTATGCTGCACTCATAATTCCAAATAATTTCAGCGAGGATCTGCTTTCCATTGAAACATCAACACCCCAACAGGCTAAAATAGATTATATTGTCAACGATAAAACTAATCCAATTGCACCAAGGATTACAAATGCCGGTGTAGATGCAGTACAGTCACAGATTAATGATGAAGTTGTTAAAACTGTTGATGGTATAATTTTTGGCAAACTAGGTGATGTGGGGCAGTTAGTTAAGGAAAATGAGGCACAATTTTTAAAAACAAGGGCGTTTGTTAACGAACTGAATGGAAAAATAGGGGCCATAGATGCAACACTGGGCGAAGCTAATTCAAATATGGATACTGTAAATGATATCTGGCCTAAAGTCAGTGCAGCCCTGCCAGAAATACAGAAATATTCCAACGAAGTTAGAAACTCCTATGATTCACTTTACAATCAAATAGAATCTGATCCAAAAGGTGCCCTGACAAAGGTTCAGGATATGGAGTTAAAGGTTAATACTGCAATTGTTTCTTTAAAATATATTGATGCTATTTTAACCAGTTTATACGATGCTACAGGTGATGAACAGTTAAAACCTATTATTGCAGAAGTTGAAAATGATATTGGAATGGCAAATAAGGTTCTTGCTGTCTTGAAGGAAATAGAAGCCGATATAAAGGATGGTACTAATCCAACAGGTAAGTTAAATGAATTAAAAACATTAATTGATCAACTGGACAACGGTGTTAATTCATTTGTAAGTAATAAGGATAATATTAACCAGAAAATTAATGAGGCATCCTCTAAATTGAGTTTAGCCAATTCTAAATGGCCTTTAATTAAATCTGAAATTCCTGTTGCTGCTGCTAAACTCAACTCAATAAGTGTTGATGATCTGGATAAATTAATTGCATTCTCTGATATGGACCAGGGCGATGTTCAAAATTACTTTAAAACTCCTGTAACACTTGAAAAGCAACATATGTATCCTATTGCTAATTATGGATCTGCTCTGGCCCCATTTTATATTTCAATATCGCTATGGATCGGTTGTATTATTGCTGTTGCCATGATCACCATGAGAATTAAAACACGTAAAATATACAATGCAGCAAGTGTTTATATTGGTAGAATGGGATTGTTTTTAATTATAAGTATTTTACAAGCGCTGCTGGTTTCAATTGGTGCATTATTACTGCATATCCAGGTTACCTCTGCATTGTTGTTTACATTGACTACTGTGTATATTGGTGTGTGTGCAATGATAATTGTGTATTCAATGACATCCACATTTGGAAATGCTGGTAAGGCCTTGGCCATTATTATCCTGGTTTTGCAGATCACTGCTACCGGTGGAACTTTCCCTGTGGAAATTTTACCACCATTTTTCCAGGCAATACATCCGTATTTACCGTTGTCGTATGCTATAGGAGCACTGCGTGAGGTAATTGCAGGGGTGATTTGGACCAGCTACTGGTATGATATGGCAATTTTAACTGTATTCCCTATAATAGCATTTGTTTTAACCATGCTCATTAAAGAGAAGATGGATAAAGGTGCACAGTTAATTGAAACCAGATTGGAAAAGAGTGGATTATTCTAA